A region of Kineosporia sp. NBRC 101731 DNA encodes the following proteins:
- a CDS encoding DoxX family protein has product MRRRIPGRVGGVPGAAQRRVQRPSSVERTLVNSLLLRDVVILIARVALGVVFIAHGWQKFSTNGMDATAAGFDGMGIPAATAAAWFAMTVELVGGILLIAGLLVPLVGILLAGNMLGALWFAHRDAGLFAQDGGYEYVLILAAFSLLLAGVGAGRISLDRVISPRLARGVAGLERVPAGSRSLETAS; this is encoded by the coding sequence GTGCGAAGACGGATACCGGGTCGCGTCGGCGGCGTGCCTGGTGCTGCCCAGCGTCGGGTCCAGCGCCCCTCCTCGGTCGAAAGGACCCTTGTGAATTCCCTTTTGCTGCGTGACGTCGTCATCCTCATCGCCCGTGTCGCCCTCGGGGTGGTCTTCATCGCCCATGGTTGGCAGAAATTCAGCACGAACGGAATGGATGCTACGGCAGCAGGTTTCGATGGCATGGGGATTCCGGCGGCCACGGCCGCGGCCTGGTTCGCCATGACGGTCGAGCTCGTCGGCGGAATCCTGCTGATCGCGGGCCTTCTGGTGCCTCTGGTTGGCATCCTCCTGGCGGGCAACATGCTCGGTGCCCTCTGGTTCGCCCACCGTGACGCCGGGCTGTTCGCGCAGGACGGCGGCTACGAGTACGTGCTCATCCTCGCCGCCTTCTCGCTGCTGCTCGCGGGCGTCGGGGCCGGCCGGATCAGCCTCGACCGGGTGATCTCACCGCGCCTCGCACGTGGTGTCGCCGGTCTGGAGCGGGTCCCCGCCGGGAGCCGCTCGCTGGAGACCGCCTCCTGA
- a CDS encoding DoxX family protein yields MNNALLRDLVVLVARIAVGVVFVAHGWQKISTNGIDATAGAFDMMGVPAPTLSAWFAAIVELVGGALLIAGLALPVAALLLFVDMLGAFATVHMGSGVFVDQGGYELVLALGVVSLLLAAIGAGRFSLDRLVAPKLADGITA; encoded by the coding sequence GTGAACAACGCCCTGCTGCGCGATCTGGTCGTGCTCGTTGCCCGGATCGCTGTCGGAGTGGTCTTCGTCGCCCATGGTTGGCAGAAGATCAGTACGAACGGAATTGACGCCACCGCTGGTGCTTTCGACATGATGGGCGTGCCTGCACCGACGCTGAGCGCGTGGTTCGCCGCCATCGTCGAGCTGGTCGGCGGCGCCCTGCTGATCGCCGGCCTCGCCCTGCCGGTGGCCGCCCTGTTGCTCTTCGTCGACATGCTCGGCGCGTTCGCCACCGTGCACATGGGTAGCGGTGTCTTCGTCGACCAGGGTGGTTACGAGCTCGTGCTCGCGCTCGGCGTGGTCTCGCTGCTGCTGGCCGCGATCGGTGCGGGGCGCTTCAGCCTCGATCGGCTGGTGGCGCCGAAGCTGGCCGACGGGATCACTGCCTGA
- a CDS encoding RICIN domain-containing protein, which translates to MHSLKTLLTAPGARRRSLLVVVGSVCVTLGVIVAAVSLIRPGSDEPGQTNTAAASYVQPQTPTSNTTTQASVSPAPTRTTQAPRHTAREQADQLSPSTRTMTRTVTQTQDAPAGDSDTPAKKKQPKATKTVTRTIVKIAGTDAVLTGPSQIRNQSTGLCLDLGGYDAVDPATHTAQFTCNAGGADNQEYERLKVGSQYLLRNVKSDLCVDVPNYGSEPAGGDLNVFACTPGDADNQMFRFQASGGGYQIVNGKSNLCVDVSTVNGRVNELDQPLTMAECGSTGTQVWTFV; encoded by the coding sequence GTGCATTCGCTGAAGACTCTACTGACCGCGCCGGGCGCGCGTCGTCGCAGCCTGCTGGTCGTCGTCGGTTCCGTCTGCGTCACCCTGGGCGTGATCGTCGCGGCCGTCAGTCTCATCCGGCCCGGCTCCGACGAGCCCGGGCAGACCAACACCGCGGCGGCCTCCTACGTGCAGCCCCAGACCCCGACCAGCAACACCACCACGCAGGCATCCGTGTCGCCCGCCCCGACGAGGACCACCCAGGCACCCCGGCACACCGCGCGGGAGCAGGCCGACCAGCTCTCGCCGTCGACCCGGACGATGACCCGGACCGTCACGCAGACCCAGGATGCTCCGGCCGGTGACTCCGACACCCCGGCGAAGAAGAAGCAGCCGAAAGCCACGAAGACGGTCACCCGGACCATCGTCAAGATCGCCGGTACCGACGCCGTGCTGACCGGCCCCTCACAGATCCGGAACCAGAGCACCGGTCTCTGCCTGGACCTCGGCGGTTACGACGCGGTGGACCCGGCCACCCACACCGCTCAGTTCACCTGCAACGCCGGTGGCGCGGACAACCAGGAGTACGAGCGGCTGAAGGTCGGCAGCCAGTACTTGCTGCGCAACGTGAAGAGCGATCTGTGCGTGGACGTTCCCAACTACGGCTCCGAGCCGGCCGGGGGCGACCTGAACGTCTTCGCGTGCACGCCCGGCGACGCCGACAACCAGATGTTCCGGTTCCAGGCCAGTGGCGGCGGCTACCAGATCGTCAACGGCAAGAGCAACCTGTGCGTGGACGTCTCCACCGTGAACGGCCGGGTCAACGAACTCGACCAGCCGCTCACCATGGCGGAGTGCGGATCCACCGGTACACAGGTCTGGACGTTCGTCTGA
- a CDS encoding alpha/beta hydrolase, which yields MGRYRRDLDMAQQRLIHPPALLSVVGGVEYLQVGTGPPVLVLHGNNGGWDQAVDWAGRRIPAGFGVIAVSRYGYLGSALPADATTAGQADDLARLLDHLGHDRVDVVSLSAGSTAAVRLALRHPDRVRRLVLESPVLPAVRPLRLPPTPALRLLLRTEWPTWLTSTRPEIVARAGGVAWKKLDTDARHELRQIMETLLPVRSRRAGMLFDNAVTAPEMLRDELAWEQLAAPTLVLTAEDSPLPKPADAEAIARRLPQGRLEVQPSGGHLLLGNVPRLQALLRDFLR from the coding sequence ATGGGCCGCTACCGGCGGGATCTGGACATGGCGCAGCAGCGGCTGATTCACCCTCCCGCACTCCTGTCCGTCGTCGGCGGGGTCGAATACCTACAGGTCGGCACGGGACCGCCGGTGCTGGTGCTGCACGGGAACAACGGCGGCTGGGACCAGGCCGTCGACTGGGCCGGCCGGCGGATCCCGGCCGGGTTCGGGGTGATCGCGGTCTCCCGGTACGGCTATCTCGGGTCCGCCCTGCCCGCGGACGCCACCACCGCCGGCCAGGCCGACGACCTCGCCCGCCTACTCGACCACCTGGGCCACGACCGGGTCGACGTGGTGTCGCTGTCGGCCGGGTCCACCGCCGCCGTTCGCCTGGCCCTGCGCCATCCGGACCGGGTGCGACGGCTGGTGCTCGAATCCCCCGTTCTACCCGCCGTACGACCGCTGCGCCTGCCGCCCACCCCGGCGCTGCGCCTGCTGCTGCGCACCGAGTGGCCCACCTGGCTGACCTCAACGCGGCCCGAGATCGTAGCCCGGGCCGGGGGTGTCGCGTGGAAGAAGCTCGACACCGATGCCCGCCACGAGCTGCGGCAGATCATGGAGACCCTGCTACCCGTACGGTCCCGCCGGGCCGGGATGCTCTTCGACAACGCCGTCACCGCCCCCGAGATGCTGCGCGACGAGCTGGCTTGGGAGCAACTCGCCGCCCCCACTCTCGTCCTCACCGCCGAGGACTCACCGTTGCCGAAACCCGCTGACGCAGAGGCAATCGCACGGCGTCTGCCGCAAGGACGACTCGAGGTCCAGCCATCGGGCGGGCACCTGCTCCTGGGCAATGTGCCGAGGCTGCAGGCGCTGCTGCGCGACTTCCTGAGGTGA